The sequence NNNNNNNNNNNNNNNNNNNNNNNNNNNNNNNNNNNNNNNNNNNNNNNNNNNNNNNNNNNNNNNNNNNNNNNNNNNNNNNNNNNNNNNNNNNNNNNNNNNNNNNNNNNNNNNNNNNNNNNNNNNNNNNNNNNNNNNNNNNNNNNNNNNNNNNNNNNNNNNNNNNNNNNNNNNNNNNNNNNNNNNNNNNNNNNNNNNNNNNNNNNNNNNNNNNNNNNNNNNNNNNNNNNNNNNNNNNNNNNNNNNNNNNNNNNNNNNNNNNNNNNNNNNNNNNNNNNNNNNNNNNNNNNNNNNNNNNNNNNNNNNNNNNNNNNNNNNNNNNNNNNNNNNNNNNNtatatatatactaaaaatttatttcaatatactaaaaataagataattcGAGAATCGCGTCAAGCGCGGAAAATTTCACTAgttaaaaattgtaaataagtGGTAATTGATAGGGTTAGAAGAATCAATCTTAAATAGAAttcaaaaagaaagaacaatAAAAAAGAGAAGTTCATTCAAAGACAATGCAATATATAGTACTCATCACAGGAATAATATGAATGAGATACACAATACAATCCTCGTGAGACAAGCATTGCATTGTCCTCGTGAATAACTGTCCTATAAATAGTAAACAAGTTCTTCAACAATTTCTCATCCTACCATCGATAATGGTAAACTCTTCTCCCAACAACCCTAAGTTCATCCAAATCCATTAATTCCTCTGATGAATTATGTCATCTCGTAAGTTCATCTTTGTTTTTCTAACAGCTTCCCAGTTTTATTTTAGTGCTATTGTAATTTTAGTCCTTGttaattattgattttgttCTAGAACTAATTATGTTGTATTAaactaaattcaaatttcttttgCACACAGAGGATTCCAGTAGTCTTTGCGAAAAGACATTGCAAAAACATGTTAAACCCCATGTTTCTTGATGCTCCCCATGGAAAAGCATGGGAGGTTGAAGTGGAAAAGTCTCAAGGCCAAATTTTGCTAGCCAAAGGATGGAATGATTTCTCTGCCTATTACTCAATAAGCGTCAGTAACTTATTAATGTTAACATACATCCCTCGTTTTCACTTTGATGTCGCTATATATGATCAGAGTACAACAAAAATTGAATATCTAATACATCAATATATTGAAGCTGATGAAG comes from Solanum pennellii chromosome 1, SPENNV200 and encodes:
- the LOC114074910 gene encoding putative B3 domain-containing protein Os08g0325100, producing MDEVNEFSIEEGLHQAVILKFSYGKPDLHELRKVLPKHRIPVVFAKRHCKNMLNPMFLDAPHGKAWEVEVEKSQGQILLAKGWNDFSAYYSISVSNLLMLTYIPRFHFDVAIYDQSTTKIEYLIHQYIEADEEEKVIPVIKDNANVIEDIFLLSFKLMLM